A segment of the Bacillota bacterium genome:
CGCTCCACGCCTGCACCGCAGCATCCTTGAGTGCTTTTCGCTGGGCGTCGGACATCTTGTTCCAGGTCTTCTCGCTCACCAGGATCAGCCAGGGTTCGAACATGTGGCCTGTGCGGGTGGCGTAATTCAGCTGCTCGTAAAGCCTGGGCTCGTAGACGTACTCGTTGATGTTCTCCATTCCCTCAACCACGCCGGTCTGGAGGGAGGTGTAGATCTCACCGAACGGCACAGGAGTCGGGTTGGCTCCCAGAGCCTTGAAGGTCTCAACGTGGACGTCGGACGGAGGGACCCTGATCTTCATCCCCTTGAAGTCAGCAAGCGACTGAATCGGCTTGTTACGGGTATAGGTATACCTGAACCCAGGGAAGCCTGCGGTCAGGGCTCTCATTCCAGTATTCTTGATGAGCCTGTCATTGAACTTGTTGAACAGAGGCCCGTCGATTACTGCTTTAACATGGTCGGTGTCTCTGTAGATGAAGGGCAGTGAGAGCAGGCCTATTGACGGCTCGAACACGCCGAGGTTGCCTGGGGAGGCGATGCAGATATCCAGTACACCCGCCATGAGCTGCTCTATCATCTCCCGCTCCTGCCCGAGGACACCGCCGTGGAACACCTTCATCTCGAGAGTCCCGGCGCTGTTCTTCGCGACGAGTTCGGCCATCCGGTCGAAGGACACTCCTATGACGCTGGCTGCGGTGTTCTGGTTCGCCGCGGTCAGTGAGATCTTCGTTTGCGCCGATCCTCCTGACGCCATGGCCAGGATCAGGGATAGCGTCAGGGCGCATAGCACCAGTCTAGTTCGGAATCTGTTCATCATGTGGCATCTCCCTCCTGCGATAATTGGTCTTGGGCCGCTCTCCGGATCTATCGG
Coding sequences within it:
- a CDS encoding TRAP transporter substrate-binding protein; this encodes MMNRFRTRLVLCALTLSLILAMASGGSAQTKISLTAANQNTAASVIGVSFDRMAELVAKNSAGTLEMKVFHGGVLGQEREMIEQLMAGVLDICIASPGNLGVFEPSIGLLSLPFIYRDTDHVKAVIDGPLFNKFNDRLIKNTGMRALTAGFPGFRYTYTRNKPIQSLADFKGMKIRVPPSDVHVETFKALGANPTPVPFGEIYTSLQTGVVEGMENINEYVYEPRLYEQLNYATRTGHMFEPWLILVSEKTWNKMSDAQRKALKDAAVQAWSEQREMQAARNLEFENKLKAEGMKFYEIDREALLKATESVRQKLAAKVPGGPDLVNEILNAK